A stretch of Treponema vincentii F0403 DNA encodes these proteins:
- a CDS encoding thiamine ABC transporter substrate-binding protein: MKFRLYFLSFIVCAIILPSTAFAGGKTDTAEKTVVVYTYGSFASEWGPGAEIAKRFQEQTGYTVTYVICGDSGSVLSKAIAEKKKPRADILLGINAFLTDKTRNAGVLEPYTSPNLDKVVPVQIMMTDDHLLTPYDWGYFAIMYDTQSKVPAPQSLEDLTKPEYAKSLVIMDPRTSAPGLGFAAWTKAVYGNDYLAYWKRLAPSVLTMSHSWSAGYGLFTAGEASLAVSYTTSMAYHIRYDKTDRYQALVFDEGNMIALEGMGVVKNAPHRAAAQAFIDFMLTEKAQEVLPETQWMYPANTAVPLPESFKTVPMPKKSLTISGTEAEAAVDAIISILEK; this comes from the coding sequence ATGAAGTTTCGTCTTTATTTCTTATCGTTTATTGTATGTGCAATCATACTGCCTTCAACCGCTTTTGCAGGCGGAAAAACCGATACTGCAGAAAAAACCGTTGTCGTTTATACCTATGGCTCTTTTGCATCGGAGTGGGGGCCGGGAGCCGAGATAGCCAAACGCTTTCAAGAACAAACGGGCTATACCGTCACCTATGTAATCTGTGGAGATTCAGGCTCGGTCTTGTCAAAAGCAATAGCCGAAAAAAAGAAGCCGCGTGCCGATATACTGCTCGGTATCAATGCGTTCCTTACCGATAAAACCCGAAATGCCGGTGTTTTAGAACCGTATACTTCTCCGAATTTGGATAAGGTTGTTCCGGTGCAGATTATGATGACCGATGATCACCTATTAACTCCGTATGATTGGGGGTATTTTGCAATCATGTACGATACTCAATCAAAAGTACCCGCTCCTCAATCATTGGAAGATTTAACCAAACCCGAATATGCAAAATCCTTGGTTATCATGGATCCCCGCACGAGCGCTCCCGGATTGGGTTTTGCCGCATGGACAAAGGCGGTGTACGGGAATGACTACCTTGCCTATTGGAAGCGGCTTGCTCCGTCGGTTTTGACGATGAGCCATTCGTGGAGCGCAGGCTACGGGCTGTTTACGGCGGGAGAAGCTTCTCTTGCGGTCAGCTATACCACCAGTATGGCATATCATATCCGGTACGATAAAACCGACCGGTATCAGGCCTTGGTTTTTGACGAAGGGAATATGATTGCGCTTGAGGGAATGGGCGTGGTTAAAAACGCACCGCATAGAGCTGCTGCGCAAGCCTTTATCGATTTTATGCTGACCGAAAAAGCGCAGGAAGTGCTGCCGGAAACGCAGTGGATGTATCCGGCAAATACTGCGGTGCCGCTTCCCGAATCATTTAAGACCGTCCCGATGCCTAAAAAATCGCTGACGATTTCCGGCACCGAAGCGGAAGCGGCGGTAGACGCTATTATTTCGATATTGGAAAAATAA
- a CDS encoding ABC transporter ATP-binding protein, producing MKSDSMGFQINRENGGSGAFLRLVELTKRMPSKTISLSCSVEKAGTLALLGPSGCGKSTVLKMIAGLLPADSGHIILDGRDITGEPIKNRGVGMVFQDYALFPHLSVEDNIGYGLISQGISKKESRRAAAEWLKRFGLAGMEKRRIEGLSGGERQRVALARTLAVNPLVVLFDEPLSALDAPLRLKLRAELKKHQAEMEYTAIYVTHDRGEAEYLADNIIEMPFS from the coding sequence ATGAAAAGTGATTCGATGGGTTTTCAGATAAATAGAGAGAATGGCGGAAGCGGGGCGTTTCTCCGGCTTGTCGAGTTGACGAAGAGGATGCCGTCAAAGACGATCAGTCTTTCCTGTTCGGTAGAAAAGGCGGGAACGCTTGCGCTGCTCGGGCCGTCGGGTTGCGGGAAGTCCACCGTGCTTAAAATGATCGCAGGTTTATTGCCTGCCGATTCGGGGCATATCATCCTCGACGGGCGTGATATTACCGGTGAACCTATCAAAAACCGCGGGGTTGGGATGGTCTTTCAGGACTATGCGCTTTTCCCCCACTTGAGCGTCGAAGACAATATCGGATACGGTCTTATTTCACAGGGGATTTCCAAAAAGGAAAGTAGGCGAGCCGCCGCGGAATGGCTCAAGCGCTTCGGTTTGGCAGGTATGGAAAAAAGGCGGATCGAAGGACTTTCCGGTGGAGAGCGGCAGCGTGTCGCCCTTGCGCGGACACTTGCGGTAAATCCGCTGGTGGTTTTGTTTGACGAACCCCTTTCCGCCCTCGATGCCCCGCTGCGGCTTAAACTCCGCGCAGAGCTCAAAAAGCACCAAGCCGAAATGGAGTATACGGCAATCTACGTTACCCACGACCGCGGGGAAGCCGAGTATCTCGCCGACAACATCATCGAAATGCCTTTCTCCTGA
- the polA gene encoding DNA polymerase I, which yields MTQHTQDTLYLLDSYGLIYRSYFAFISHPLTNKAGENVSALYGFFRSLAMILKTYRPRYFLAAFDSRTPTFRHEWYPEYKATRDKTPEDLHAQIPHIEKILTALGIACLRKDGFEADDIIATLARRSAQEGRRCVIISGDKDLAQLVGDFVSVLKPDKSEALAQCGVEEVKAHWGVAPAQMLDYLSLIGDSADNIPGVKGIGPKTAVKLLQDYGTLDAVYEHIDSIAGAVQKKLAAGKDSAYFSKKLITLADNVPIEGTLDDYRCTALHYAETAALLKEYELPHLGELYAKAAGESETAGSAAEQNTAAGKADVNTATAGKTGATTAADDIGTKPANSAAAQPAELRKNDGEYRTVTDAEELEAVIAEAEAQGFAAFDCETTGLNPLYDSLVGFSLSLKAGTGIYVPLKAPAPELGEQPFAVMPFAAAKKLLARLWNNKELTLVLHNGKFDYQVLRTAGMFTRAGCRLFDTMIAAWLLEPDNLSFGLENLTEAQLGLQGLDYKDVVPKGCTFAAVSLPQATAYAAEDADFTLQLYHVYKPALGQANLTTLFETLEMPLMPLLADMEAQGIFLKKEELAAFSEELADTLARDEAEIYKLVGHPFNIASPKQLQEVLFTERKLPTGKKTKTGYSTDISVLEELAAIDELPAKILDYRASAKLKSGYADALPLLADANGRIHTSFIQTGTATGRLSSRDPNLQNIPIRGEEGRKIRKAFYAADGCKLISADYAQIELVILAHFSQDENLVKAFRQGTDIHAATAALIFNVSVENVVPDMRRIAKVINFGVMYGMSAFRLANQLRISRTEAADFITRYFTTYSGVAAFMETLKESAAEKGFVETLMGRRRYIRAINSRNQTQRAAAERIAINTPIQGSAADIVKTAMLHVDRALKRQHLSAHLLLQVHDELILEAPDSEVDSVKALLKQEMEHVVKLAVPLRVSIESGSCWGDFH from the coding sequence ATGACACAGCACACACAAGACACGCTCTATCTCCTCGATTCTTACGGTTTAATTTACCGCTCTTACTTCGCGTTTATCAGCCATCCGTTGACCAATAAGGCCGGAGAAAATGTTTCCGCGCTTTACGGCTTTTTTAGAAGCCTTGCGATGATTTTAAAAACATACCGGCCTCGGTATTTTCTCGCAGCTTTCGATTCCCGTACGCCGACTTTCCGGCACGAATGGTATCCCGAATACAAGGCGACCCGCGACAAAACGCCGGAAGATTTACACGCGCAAATTCCGCATATCGAAAAAATATTAACGGCGCTCGGTATCGCTTGTCTGCGTAAAGACGGGTTTGAAGCGGACGATATTATCGCAACCCTTGCCCGCCGCTCCGCACAAGAAGGACGCCGCTGCGTTATTATCTCCGGAGACAAGGATTTGGCGCAGTTGGTCGGGGATTTTGTTTCGGTGCTTAAACCGGATAAGAGCGAAGCCTTGGCTCAGTGCGGCGTCGAAGAGGTTAAAGCCCATTGGGGTGTCGCTCCGGCACAGATGCTCGACTATCTTTCGCTCATAGGCGACTCTGCGGATAATATCCCCGGCGTAAAGGGCATCGGTCCCAAAACAGCCGTAAAGCTTTTGCAGGATTACGGTACGCTCGACGCCGTGTATGAGCATATCGATTCCATTGCAGGCGCCGTACAAAAAAAATTAGCTGCCGGAAAAGACAGCGCGTATTTTTCAAAAAAACTGATAACCCTCGCCGATAACGTTCCCATCGAAGGCACCCTCGACGATTACCGCTGCACTGCGCTGCATTATGCCGAAACGGCCGCGCTGCTGAAAGAATATGAGCTGCCGCACCTCGGCGAACTGTATGCAAAGGCCGCCGGAGAATCGGAAACGGCTGGATCTGCTGCCGAGCAAAATACCGCAGCCGGCAAAGCGGACGTAAACACAGCAACGGCTGGAAAAACCGGTGCAACCACGGCGGCGGACGACATCGGGACAAAACCGGCAAACAGCGCTGCGGCTCAGCCGGCGGAACTCCGTAAAAACGACGGCGAATACCGTACCGTAACGGACGCGGAAGAACTCGAAGCCGTCATCGCAGAGGCGGAAGCGCAGGGTTTTGCCGCCTTTGACTGCGAAACCACCGGTCTTAACCCGCTGTATGACTCTCTTGTCGGGTTTTCGCTGAGTCTAAAAGCCGGTACCGGCATCTATGTGCCGCTCAAAGCTCCGGCACCGGAACTCGGCGAGCAACCCTTCGCGGTGATGCCTTTTGCCGCTGCAAAAAAACTGCTCGCACGGCTCTGGAACAACAAGGAGCTCACCCTAGTGCTGCACAACGGGAAATTCGACTATCAGGTGCTGCGGACGGCAGGGATGTTCACCCGCGCCGGCTGCCGCCTCTTCGATACGATGATAGCGGCATGGCTACTCGAACCGGATAACCTCAGCTTCGGGCTGGAAAACCTTACCGAAGCGCAGCTCGGCTTACAAGGGCTTGACTACAAGGATGTTGTCCCCAAGGGCTGTACCTTCGCGGCGGTTTCCCTCCCGCAGGCGACCGCTTATGCGGCGGAAGATGCCGACTTTACCCTGCAATTATATCACGTATATAAGCCCGCCCTGGGACAGGCAAACCTGACCACGCTTTTTGAAACGCTTGAGATGCCGCTGATGCCGCTCCTTGCGGATATGGAAGCGCAAGGCATCTTCCTCAAAAAAGAAGAGCTCGCTGCGTTTTCGGAGGAATTGGCGGATACGCTGGCACGGGACGAAGCGGAAATTTACAAGCTGGTAGGTCATCCCTTTAACATCGCATCCCCTAAGCAGCTGCAGGAAGTGCTGTTTACCGAACGGAAACTGCCGACGGGCAAAAAGACCAAGACCGGCTACTCTACGGATATTTCCGTGCTGGAGGAGCTTGCCGCTATCGATGAACTTCCGGCAAAAATCCTCGATTACCGCGCTTCCGCAAAGCTGAAATCAGGCTATGCCGACGCGCTGCCCCTGCTCGCCGATGCGAACGGCCGGATACACACCAGCTTTATCCAAACGGGTACGGCAACGGGACGCCTTTCGAGCCGAGACCCCAATTTGCAGAATATTCCGATCAGAGGAGAAGAAGGCCGCAAAATCCGCAAGGCATTCTACGCGGCAGACGGCTGTAAACTGATCTCCGCCGACTATGCGCAGATTGAGCTCGTCATCCTCGCTCATTTTTCCCAAGATGAAAATTTAGTGAAAGCTTTCCGGCAAGGAACGGATATCCACGCGGCGACGGCAGCGCTCATCTTTAACGTATCGGTTGAAAACGTTGTCCCGGATATGCGCCGCATTGCAAAGGTAATCAACTTCGGGGTGATGTACGGAATGAGCGCGTTCAGGCTCGCCAATCAACTGCGGATATCCCGTACCGAGGCGGCGGATTTTATTACCCGCTATTTTACTACCTATTCGGGGGTAGCCGCCTTTATGGAAACGCTCAAAGAGTCGGCGGCGGAAAAAGGTTTTGTGGAAACGCTGATGGGCAGGCGGCGGTATATCCGCGCCATCAACAGCAGGAACCAAACGCAGCGCGCCGCAGCGGAGCGAATCGCAATCAATACGCCGATTCAAGGCTCCGCCGCCGATATTGTCAAAACGGCAATGCTACATGTAGACCGCGCATTGAAGCGGCAGCACCTGAGCGCCCACCTCTTGCTGCAGGTACACGATGAGCTAATTCTCGAAGCGCCCGATTCGGAAGTCGATTCCGTCAAAGCGCTTTTAAAACAAGAGATGGAACACGTGGTCAAACTTGCAGTTCCGCTCCGCGTCAGCATCGAATCGGGCAGCTGCTGGGGAGATTTCCATTAA
- a CDS encoding DUF192 domain-containing protein, giving the protein MRFSIQNSVKYPAVALCFLFFVATVISCAGAEKPEFAHITISIESKKTKAAIPIDVEAAVTAQEQQHGFMHRKEIPDGTGMIFIFKRDEKLRFWMKDTPHALSIAFIDSAGRIREIYDMQPFSLDVIASTYSVRYALEVAQGYFERAGIGAGDTLATESLERLNATVR; this is encoded by the coding sequence ATGCGTTTTTCCATACAAAATAGTGTCAAATACCCGGCAGTAGCCTTATGCTTTCTTTTCTTTGTGGCCACGGTAATATCGTGCGCCGGAGCAGAAAAACCGGAATTTGCTCATATTACCATTTCCATCGAATCGAAAAAAACAAAAGCAGCTATTCCCATTGATGTGGAAGCGGCGGTAACCGCTCAAGAGCAGCAACACGGCTTTATGCACCGGAAAGAAATACCCGACGGCACCGGCATGATATTCATCTTCAAACGCGATGAAAAATTGCGGTTTTGGATGAAGGATACACCTCATGCGCTATCCATTGCTTTTATCGATTCTGCGGGACGCATCCGCGAAATCTACGATATGCAGCCGTTCAGCTTGGATGTTATCGCCAGCACCTATTCAGTGCGCTATGCCCTCGAAGTAGCACAAGGTTATTTTGAACGGGCAGGTATCGGTGCAGGAGACACACTCGCTACGGAAAGCCTTGAGCGCCTAAACGCGACGGTGCGGTAA
- a CDS encoding NFACT RNA binding domain-containing protein — protein sequence MSLNCAEIDKILEELDLEGSYIQKVVQSSYSVMVLHLYKTRPTALLICLEPGACRLHETTRKIPKFDKPLRFMELLRSRLRGAKITEAVQLNSDRIVRLSLEAASGTLHLYIRLWSGAANMILVDNGVIVDAFYRRPSRGEMSGEPWKSLPREAEAASPGTPAAGTAPADVSATVAGTLSAAVSAAAADKAGKPAKTYTVRSYDTSKTFNEAIDEWYARQAPVLSLEALHEEAERFYGLKIEKISRALEKLEAKKHSFLQADTLKHQGNLLLANLYRIPQGASSVELEDYDADNRIIRIALDPQKTGQENAAGYYERYKKAVSGLEALTDDIEASKRVLAALNEELAKLRVEENPYIIEKILHKRKIPAQRKQAAQEKERPGLTFYHDGWILYVGRTAAENDELLRHHVRGRDMWLHVRDYSGGYVFIKNKNGKTVPLPVLIAAGNLAVFYSKARRNGQADLYYTAVKDLRRAKNAPKGTVLPSNEKNLSIKLDPAVLKQLEQSRGESLF from the coding sequence ATGTCGCTGAATTGCGCTGAAATTGATAAGATTCTGGAAGAGCTTGATTTGGAAGGCTCTTATATACAAAAGGTGGTGCAATCATCCTATTCCGTGATGGTGCTGCATCTCTATAAGACCCGCCCGACGGCTCTGCTCATCTGTCTTGAGCCGGGGGCATGCCGCCTACATGAAACGACGCGGAAAATCCCAAAGTTCGATAAACCGCTTCGTTTTATGGAACTGCTCCGCTCCCGGCTTCGCGGCGCAAAGATTACCGAGGCTGTGCAGCTGAACAGCGACCGCATTGTTAGGCTTTCGCTGGAGGCCGCCTCAGGGACGCTCCACCTCTATATCCGGCTGTGGAGCGGGGCGGCGAATATGATACTCGTCGATAACGGAGTTATCGTGGATGCCTTTTACCGCCGCCCTTCCCGCGGGGAGATGAGCGGAGAACCGTGGAAATCTCTGCCGCGGGAAGCTGAAGCGGCTTCTCCGGGAACTCCTGCTGCGGGCACTGCACCGGCGGATGTCTCAGCAACCGTTGCGGGAACCCTATCGGCAGCCGTATCTGCCGCAGCCGCCGACAAGGCCGGTAAGCCGGCAAAAACCTACACCGTCCGCAGCTATGACACGTCCAAGACCTTTAACGAAGCAATTGACGAATGGTATGCGCGGCAAGCGCCTGTGCTGTCGCTTGAAGCTTTGCATGAGGAAGCGGAGCGTTTTTACGGTCTTAAAATCGAAAAGATTTCCCGCGCGCTTGAAAAACTCGAAGCAAAAAAGCATTCGTTTTTGCAGGCGGATACGCTGAAACATCAGGGCAATCTGCTGCTGGCGAATCTCTACCGGATTCCGCAAGGCGCTTCATCGGTAGAATTGGAAGATTATGACGCGGACAACCGGATTATCCGCATCGCCCTTGATCCCCAAAAAACGGGGCAGGAAAATGCCGCCGGATACTATGAGCGGTATAAAAAAGCGGTTTCCGGGCTTGAAGCGCTCACCGATGATATCGAAGCTTCCAAGCGGGTGCTGGCCGCGCTGAATGAGGAGCTTGCAAAGCTGCGGGTTGAAGAAAATCCCTACATCATCGAAAAAATATTGCATAAGCGGAAGATCCCCGCACAGCGGAAACAGGCTGCTCAAGAAAAAGAACGGCCGGGACTGACATTTTACCATGACGGGTGGATTTTGTATGTCGGTAGAACCGCTGCGGAAAACGATGAGCTGTTGCGGCATCACGTACGCGGCAGGGATATGTGGCTTCATGTGCGGGATTATTCGGGCGGCTATGTCTTTATCAAAAATAAAAACGGAAAAACCGTTCCGCTGCCCGTTCTGATTGCCGCGGGGAACCTTGCGGTGTTCTATTCAAAGGCGCGTAGGAACGGGCAGGCCGATCTTTACTACACTGCAGTGAAGGATTTGCGGAGGGCAAAAAACGCGCCGAAAGGAACCGTGCTTCCGTCGAACGAAAAAAATCTTTCTATCAAACTTGATCCGGCTGTCCTTAAACAGCTTGAACAATCCCGCGGGGAATCGTTGTTTTAA
- a CDS encoding ABC transporter ATP-binding protein has protein sequence MNKPILALSNVSKTFQSEADSISILQNLDLIIEQPAKIAVVGESGCGKTTFLNIVGGLEQADSGEIIAGGYELHRLDENGLTEYRRFYLGFIFQFHYLLKDFTALENVMLPALIAGAPKKEVKEKAAALLQDVKLETRLNHFPSQLSGGERQRAAVARALINDPSLILADEPTGNLDPANARGVQELLFSMADKHRKTLIIVTHDQGIAANTDLCYRLEQGKLHLV, from the coding sequence ATGAATAAACCGATTTTAGCGCTGTCAAATGTTTCAAAAACCTTTCAGTCGGAGGCGGATTCAATTTCCATCTTGCAAAACCTCGACCTGATAATCGAGCAGCCGGCAAAAATCGCCGTAGTAGGGGAGTCCGGCTGCGGAAAAACTACGTTTTTGAATATTGTCGGCGGTTTGGAACAGGCTGATTCGGGGGAAATTATTGCGGGAGGGTACGAACTGCACCGGCTTGATGAAAACGGATTAACGGAATACCGCCGCTTTTATCTCGGCTTTATCTTTCAATTCCATTATTTGCTCAAGGATTTTACGGCGCTTGAAAATGTGATGCTGCCTGCGCTCATTGCCGGTGCGCCCAAAAAAGAAGTAAAAGAGAAGGCTGCCGCGCTTTTGCAGGATGTAAAGCTGGAAACACGGCTCAACCACTTTCCGTCTCAGCTGTCGGGCGGGGAGCGGCAGCGGGCTGCGGTTGCCCGTGCGCTTATTAATGATCCTTCGCTTATTTTAGCCGACGAGCCTACCGGTAATCTTGATCCTGCGAACGCACGCGGAGTTCAAGAATTGCTCTTTTCGATGGCGGATAAGCACCGTAAAACCCTCATCATCGTAACGCATGATCAGGGAATTGCCGCCAATACCGATCTTTGCTATCGGCTTGAACAGGGGAAGCTGCATCTCGTATGA
- a CDS encoding ABC transporter permease, translating to MNFLLAWKLALRYLGLNAGQSLSNARKSLIGAIWGIGISIIPLVIVLVVSDGMIQGITSRMIELGSGHIQILDLRPAPRSSQTAEERKRSAQAAFDSISENAQYVITGSRQQQEGTGLLIGKTGRRGGTIRAIEAGYFADNLPARNLLTVVDGTLDPDDDRSILLGKKIAENTGLKVGDSCSLLTLLPQYSGNKTRPKLTRFKVAGILSSGYQELDALWIFIPLAAADAVLSPQSSVRSLTVSIADPFNEALLAEAKEAIQQLLPAGFSVYTWQDLNRSQFYSFQTSKNLLLFIMFLILLAASVNISSAMVMLIMERRKEIAILKAAGAHPFFITLSFLLAGLFTGAAGLCIGLLGGILAALHINELFVFFEYVINAGQSAFYYILGKTGSHEAIRLLAPEYYLEYIPISLNITELYIIAAGTLVLSVIVCMLPAVYAGKEKPLESMRKL from the coding sequence ATGAATTTTTTACTGGCATGGAAACTCGCGCTGCGGTATCTGGGACTTAACGCAGGGCAATCTCTTTCCAACGCGCGGAAGAGCTTAATCGGCGCTATCTGGGGAATCGGCATCAGTATTATCCCGTTAGTTATCGTACTCGTGGTATCCGACGGGATGATACAGGGGATTACCTCCCGTATGATTGAACTCGGGAGCGGACACATACAGATACTCGACCTGCGCCCTGCTCCCCGAAGCTCACAGACTGCCGAAGAACGGAAGCGGAGCGCTCAGGCAGCCTTCGATTCAATTTCCGAAAACGCGCAGTACGTTATCACCGGTTCGCGGCAGCAGCAGGAAGGCACCGGTTTGCTCATCGGCAAAACAGGGCGCAGAGGAGGTACGATACGGGCGATAGAAGCAGGCTATTTTGCCGACAATCTTCCCGCACGGAACCTATTAACGGTGGTAGACGGCACCCTTGATCCTGATGATGACCGCTCTATCTTGCTCGGTAAAAAGATTGCCGAAAATACCGGCCTTAAAGTCGGGGACAGTTGTTCGCTGCTCACCTTGCTGCCGCAGTATTCGGGCAATAAAACAAGGCCGAAGCTGACCCGATTTAAGGTTGCCGGCATTCTTTCTTCCGGCTATCAGGAATTGGATGCGCTGTGGATTTTTATCCCGCTGGCGGCTGCCGATGCGGTTTTATCGCCGCAGTCTTCCGTCAGGTCTCTTACGGTCAGTATTGCCGACCCCTTTAATGAAGCCTTGCTTGCGGAAGCAAAAGAAGCAATTCAGCAGCTGCTTCCGGCAGGTTTTTCGGTATATACATGGCAGGATTTAAACCGTTCTCAATTTTATTCATTCCAAACCTCGAAGAATCTGCTGCTGTTTATCATGTTTTTGATTCTACTTGCGGCATCGGTTAATATTTCGTCGGCAATGGTTATGCTCATCATGGAACGGCGGAAGGAAATTGCAATTTTGAAAGCGGCAGGGGCACATCCGTTTTTTATCACCCTGTCGTTTTTACTTGCAGGACTCTTTACGGGTGCGGCAGGTCTTTGCATCGGCTTACTCGGCGGAATCCTCGCGGCGCTCCATATCAACGAGCTGTTTGTCTTTTTTGAATATGTAATTAATGCGGGGCAGTCCGCTTTTTATTATATACTGGGAAAAACAGGCAGCCATGAGGCGATCCGTCTCTTGGCTCCCGAATACTATTTGGAATATATTCCCATATCCTTAAATATCACCGAATTGTACATAATCGCTGCCGGAACGCTTGTTCTGTCGGTTATTGTCTGTATGTTGCCCGCCGTATATGCGGGTAAAGAAAAACCTTTGGAAAGTATGCGGAAGCTGTAA
- a CDS encoding ABC transporter permease, which yields MGSVKRSILTRSIVQNSFTAAGGVLFCAVLIAFFLPLGAAVFPAFGGGSASAVRPLWSAARFTVIQAFLSAAGASVVGLCAAFFCARRSFFGRKLLLSLSAVPLSVPPVVIALAFILFFGKNGLLNKLLMAVSAGRFSTGTFLYSMGGILFVHAFYNFPITMRTVSAAWEQLPEDAEQAAFLLGASPFRVFRTVIFPALRAPLFASFVITFLYCFFSFVIILLLGGLGSTTLEVELYQTIRRDIHANAAARIALVETGIAAAAVGLYAFLRSKTPDHTEHTQYARRRLRIKGIPEHIFFTVLICIICFCLLFPLASLVWYSLSNSKAPLGISVQAWMKLFQRPAFWVAVRQTVQTGISTAVLSVAAALFFAYTAFQSNRQWHKSLPLLPFAVSSVILGSGWLKLDIAPSLLLLIIVQSSLAWPFAWMQVEIGLAKIPGSVLDAARLLSVSRTDAFFRVFLPLCKTGIVSALCGVFAISAGDASLPLLLHIPNFENLALMLFRFAGSYRFTESAGIAVILAVLTGFLFFIQDAVREEGQTPQTVFKQPRRIKRLFNQN from the coding sequence ATGGGTTCGGTTAAACGGAGCATTTTGACGCGGTCAATAGTGCAAAATTCTTTTACAGCAGCGGGCGGAGTGTTATTCTGCGCCGTGCTGATTGCGTTTTTTTTACCGCTCGGTGCTGCCGTTTTTCCGGCATTCGGGGGCGGTTCCGCATCGGCGGTTCGGCCGTTATGGAGCGCAGCCCGCTTCACCGTTATCCAAGCGTTTCTTTCTGCGGCGGGGGCAAGCGTTGTCGGGCTGTGTGCGGCATTCTTTTGTGCCCGCAGGAGTTTTTTCGGCCGGAAATTACTGCTTTCGCTTTCGGCGGTACCGCTCAGCGTACCGCCGGTGGTTATTGCGCTTGCGTTTATTCTGTTTTTCGGTAAAAACGGCTTACTGAACAAACTGCTTATGGCGGTTTCTGCCGGACGGTTTTCAACCGGTACCTTCCTCTATTCGATGGGCGGCATCTTGTTTGTACACGCCTTTTATAATTTTCCGATTACGATGCGTACCGTTTCCGCCGCATGGGAACAGCTCCCCGAAGACGCCGAACAGGCTGCCTTTTTGCTCGGCGCATCGCCGTTCCGTGTTTTTAGAACGGTTATTTTCCCCGCATTAAGAGCGCCGCTGTTTGCCTCCTTTGTTATTACCTTTTTATACTGCTTTTTCAGCTTTGTGATTATTCTGCTGTTAGGCGGGCTCGGTAGTACGACGCTGGAGGTGGAACTGTATCAAACGATCCGTAGGGATATACACGCGAACGCCGCTGCCCGGATTGCGCTGGTGGAAACGGGTATCGCGGCGGCTGCGGTTGGGCTCTATGCCTTTTTAAGAAGTAAAACTCCAGACCATACCGAGCATACACAGTATGCCCGTCGCCGGTTGCGCATCAAAGGCATTCCTGAACATATCTTTTTTACCGTGCTTATCTGCATCATTTGTTTTTGTCTATTGTTCCCGCTCGCTTCTCTCGTATGGTATTCGCTGTCGAACTCGAAAGCACCGCTCGGTATAAGCGTTCAGGCATGGATGAAGCTTTTTCAGCGCCCCGCTTTTTGGGTAGCGGTGCGGCAAACCGTGCAGACGGGTATCAGTACCGCCGTTCTTTCCGTCGCAGCCGCACTTTTTTTTGCATACACGGCGTTTCAATCGAATAGACAGTGGCATAAGAGTTTGCCGCTTCTTCCTTTTGCCGTCTCTTCCGTTATTTTAGGTTCGGGCTGGCTAAAGCTCGATATTGCACCGTCGCTGTTGTTGCTGATTATCGTGCAAAGCTCGCTCGCTTGGCCGTTTGCGTGGATGCAGGTAGAGATCGGGCTCGCAAAAATTCCCGGTTCGGTACTCGATGCCGCCCGTCTTTTGTCAGTCTCCCGAACGGATGCGTTTTTTAGAGTGTTTTTGCCGTTGTGTAAAACCGGTATTGTGTCGGCGTTGTGCGGTGTGTTTGCGATCAGCGCGGGAGATGCTTCGCTGCCGCTTCTTTTGCACATTCCGAACTTTGAAAACCTCGCGCTTATGCTATTCCGTTTTGCCGGTTCGTACCGCTTTACCGAAAGCGCAGGTATCGCCGTCATCCTCGCCGTTCTCACAGGTTTTCTTTTTTTTATCCAAGACGCGGTGCGGGAGGAAGGACAAACACCTCAGACTGTTTTTAAACAGCCCCGCAGAATCAAGAGGCTGTTCAACCAGAATTGA